A single genomic interval of Peromyscus leucopus breed LL Stock chromosome 7, UCI_PerLeu_2.1, whole genome shotgun sequence harbors:
- the LOC114687621 gene encoding olfactory receptor 8B3-like produces the protein MGLENGSLVTEFILQGLTNDPDLQLPLFLLFLLIYTTTALGNAALIILIVLNSHLHTPMYFFLLNLSCIDLCYSSVITPKMLMNFLVRKNVISYMGCMTQLYFFCFFAICECCVLTSMAYDRYVAICNPLLYNVTMSPKVCSYLMLGSYLMGFSGAMIHTGCILRLTFCDRNTINHYFCDLFPLLQLSCTSTYVNEIEILIVGGIYIFVPSVIIFTSYGFILSNILQMRSTAGIAKAFSTCSSHILAVSLFFGSCAFMYLQPSSPGSMDQGKISSVFYTIVVPMMNPLIYSLRNKDVKVALRKTFSRRRL, from the coding sequence ATGGGTTTGGAAAATGGTTCTTTGGTGACTGAATTCATTCTACAGGGATTAACAAATGACCCTGATCTCCAGTTGCCACTGTTCTTACTCTTTCTGCTAATATATACAACCACAGCACTGGGGAATGCAGCTTTGatcattttaattgtgctgaattCTCACCTCCATActcccatgtacttttttcttttaaacttgtCCTGCATTGACCTCTGTTATTCCTCTGTAATCACACCCAAAATGCTGATGAACTTCTTAGTAAGGAAGAATGTTATCTCTTACATGGGATGCATGACCCAGctgtatttcttctgtttttttgccATTTGTGAATGTTGTGTTCTGACATCAATGGCCTATGACCGTTACGTGGCTATCTGTAATCCACTCTTGTATAATGTTACTATGTCCCCCAAGGTATGTTCCTATCTTATGCTTGGTTCATACTTAATGGGATTTTCTGGTGCCATGATCCACACTGGATGCATCCTAAGACTGACTTTCTGTGACAGGAACACCATCAACCACTATTTCTGTGACCTTTTCCCTTTGCTGCAGCTCTCCTGCACCAGCACTTACGTCAATGAGATAGAGATTCTTATTGTAGGTGGGATATATATCTTTGTGCCCAGTGTCATTATCTTTACCTCTTATGGCTTCATCCTTTCTAACATCCTTCAAATGAGATCCACTGCAGGCATAGCCAAAGCCTTCAGCACATGCAGCTCCCACATTCTTGCTGTTTCTCTATTCTTTGGATCTTGTGCATTTATGTATCTTCAACCCTCCTCACCTGGATCTATGGATCAGGGAAAAATATCTTCTGTCTTTTATACCATTGTGGTTCCGATGATGAACCCCTTAATTTATAGCTTGAGAAACAAGGATGTTAAAGTCGCCCTGAGAAAAACCTTTAGCAGGAGGAGGCTTTGA
- the LOC114687628 gene encoding olfactory receptor 8B3-like produces the protein MDSVNLSLVTEFILVGLTDQPELQMPLFFLFLAMYLITALGNLCLIILTVLNSHLHTPMYFFLFNLSFIDLCYCSVFTPQMLVNFILRKNTISYVKCMTQVYFFCFFAISECYVLTSMAYDHYMAICNPLLYNVVMSPKLCLSLMLGSYFIAFSDAVAHTACMLRLTFCDASTINHYFCDIPPLLQLSCTSTYVNELVIFIVVSINIIVPTSTVFISYGFILSSIFRISSSEGRSKAFGTCSSHIFAVSLFFGSGAFVYFKPPSAGSMNEGKISSVFYTNVVPMLNPLIYSLRNRDIKFALMKSLNKKNF, from the coding sequence ATGGACTCAGTAAATCTTTCTTTGGTGACCGAATTCATTCTGGTAGGATTAACAGACCAGCCTGAACTCCAAATGcccttgttctttctgtttctagcaATGTATCTGATCACTGCATTGGGGAATTTGTGTTTGATAATTCTGACTGTGCTGAATTCTCACCTCCACACTCCTatgtacttttttctctttaacttgTCCTTTATAGACCTCTGCTATTGCTCTGTTTTCACTCCCCAAATGCTGGTGAACTTTATATTAAGGAAGAATACAATTTCTTATGTGAAATGTATGACTCAAGtgtatttcttttgcttctttgctATTTCTGAGTGTTACGTCTTGACTTCAATGGCCTATGATCACTACATGGCCATCTGCAATCCACTGTTGTATAATGTTGTCATGTCTCCTAAATTATGTTTGAGCCTTATGCTTGGTTCCTACTTTATTGCATTTTCTGATGCAGTAGCTCACACTGCATGCATGCTGAGATTGACCTTCTGTGATGCCAGCACCATCAATCACTACTTCTGTGATATTCCTCCTTTGCTCCAGCTGTCCTGCACAAGTACGTATGTCAATGAacttgtcatttttattgttgtgagcATCAACATCATTGTTCCTACTTCAACTGTTTTTATCTCTTATGGtttcatcctctccagcatattCCGCATCAGTTCCTCTGAGGGCAGGTCCAAAGCCTTCGGTACCTGCAGCTCCCACATTTTTGCTGTGTCTCTGTTCTTTGGTTCAGGTGCATTTGTGTATTTCAAACCCCCCTCAGCTGGGTCTATGAATGAAGGTAAAATCTCTTCTGTCTTTTATACCAATGTGGTGCCCATGTTGAATCCCTTAATCTACAGCTTGAGGAACAGAGATATTAAATTTGCCCTGATGAAAAGCCTGAACAAGAAGAACTTTTGA